A window of Magnolia sinica isolate HGM2019 chromosome 13, MsV1, whole genome shotgun sequence genomic DNA:
tctttatttaattaatttattagttCAATTCAATTGATCGTTAAAATGCATCAGAAATTTTAGGTCTCAACTGTCTAGGGACTCATGATAGTATTGCACTACCACAGTGGTCGTGATAGctaatggatggtttgattgGAGTGGACCTTTGTGTGTGTTTGGGTTGTTTTTTTTCTGTTAATGTTTAATCCATTGGGAATTTCCTTAGGCTGGGCCAACAGGTGTTTTATTGATGCCTTGAGTTACAATGTGGAGAAGCAATCACATTCTTGAGTTAAAATGCTGAGTAATGGCAATCACTTATCCTGCCAATATGGTCTTTGCAGTTTCTTGTATGGTACTGTTTTGATTTTTGTAAATATTTTCAGTTTATTAAGCTACcagttccattttttttttcttcattggtTTGGAGCAACAGATATGGGAGGAGACGTGCTCAACTCATATGGGAATGATTGTGATTGTTGGTTGGTGGTTGGATTTTCACAGTATAACACTTTATTTGATGAAATGTTTCTAGAACATATGACATGGTTAATCCTCCTTTGATCAAGTGCTACAGATCAATGTTACCTAAAACACGACCATGTTTCCTGTTCCAGATTGAGCATTctggattatgggtcatttgcgaTCCATATTGCTATTTTCAATGACCCGAAACTATGGCTCTTTATTCTTACTAGTGATTAAGTTAATGCAAATTTCTATTGACAATGTAGAGATTTATACTTTCAATTATTTAGTTATAATATAACACTAAGCATGCAGGATCTATTATgataacattcatcatttcatatgtaAACTGCAATATGAGTTCATATATAAAACTATATTGCATACAGTGTATGTATTGGAGCGACGCACGTTATCCTACCTGTAGTATTCAATAGGTAGCACACCGTGTACCTGTTCCTTTACCACATACCAAGGTGACTGACAATCCAGGTGACCTTGGTATGATCActtctatgttgaggaagtttCTTTGGATGGACTTCAAGTAAAAGTGTGTGGTCAGGTAGGCCATACCCCAAAAATGGTACCAATCTGACAACCCGACCATTCTGTTAGAGGAACTTTGTGGAAAGCAAATGGATCATTGGATATGGCCCATCCAGTACGAAATACCTGATGATTGGTTCAGATGTTGCACAGGTTCGCTGCGAAATGGAAGTGAGTCGCTGATAAGTGGAAGAAAGTGAGAAGCATTTAAGTTGATTCATTTATCTATATGTGCATTTGTGTGTGTGCGCGTCCGTGCATACGTGCCTATTTATTCAGTCTTGTTTTTGGCCTTTCCGTAGATttaattccttttcttttctctgataGTCCTTAATTGTTGTTGTTGATAATTCCTATTAGAGGACTTTTGGGGAAAGCAAATTGATATTCGATATGACTTATCCAAGTTAGGAATACCTGATGATCAGTTCAGATCTTGCACAGGTTCGCTGCGAAAGGGAAGTGAGGCACTGATAAGGGAAAGAAAGTGACAAGCATTTAAGTTTAATCATTTATATCCATATGTGCATTTatgtatgtgcatgtgtgcacGCTTGCCTGTATATATTCAGCGGCTTGTTTTTAGCCTTTCCATTTAATTCTTTCTCTGATAATCCttttttggtttgtttgttttttgacGTGTAGCTTACACCCCAAGAAATAACTGGTATTATGAATGACTTTGCTGAACCGGGATCGCTTGCACCCACTGGCTTGTACCTTGGATCCGCAAAGTATATGGTGATCCAAGGGGAACCCACCGTTGTTATTCGAGGAAAGAAGGTGATGACCCCCATAAACATTTCTAAACTACTAGCATTGCAGCTTTGAGCATGTACTTGGATGGTAATTAGACACTAAAACTGTTATTTCAAAGCTTTCACTGTGTGAGAGACCTTGATTATCTATTGATTAATGGTATATTTTGATCTGTATATTAGAGAATTTATGATCTGTGTAAAAATTGCCCCATCTCCTTTGAGCTCATTCCCAGAAAAGCACAGAAAGAGGCTGGTGTTCGGGCCAATGGTGGGGTATTCTGAAATGGTTTAGTTGTATCTAATATTTCTTGAGGCCTATTTCGTGCTGGGTGATTCTGTATTTATTATCTGTTAGTGGCTGGTGTTGGGGGCCAGGTAGTTGTATGTTTTGTTTTGGTGTCCTTTGTAGCATGTTGTGCCTCTTTGGTGAGCTAGTTGTATTCTCTTTTGCTGTTCTTTTGTTTAATAAAATCTTTTCTGCCCATTAAAAACAAATAAGACTTTTCGAACCACTTCACCATGACAACATAGTGCAGTAACAAAAACATGTGATTAGATCAATCTAGAACAATGCCTGCTTTATTTTTAACTGGGCCAAGTTAAATCATGCTTAAAGCAATTTCTGATTTGAGGGAAGTCCTATTTGCAACAACTTGCATGAATCATATGATTGAGAGAAAAGTGGAATTGAATGGATATTCTTGATAATGGTTTTAGAATCAGTTTTATATAATTGATTAAAGAGCTATGAAATGGAAATGTGGCTAACATTCTTAAACTAACTTCTATCGAGAAAAAAGAAGCATGTGATTGGCGCCGCATAGTTGGCCTACCTGCAAGCAAATAAAAACAGCTGAAATCGTGTGTGGGATACCCCATATGATGCTgatcatgcttttttttttttttccctttcccttGTCATCATCACTATGTACTATGTTTTATTATTCTTGTACCTTATTCTTTTTAAATAGAAAGCCTTACTATTAATTATCCAAATTTATGGTTTGATTTATGCCGTCATGAGATGGTTCAATATTCATGACTTCACACACAACAGAAGACTATATTTTCTAGTGGCAGAAGGAATGCTCAAAATAACCGTAAGAAACCCAGAGAATGCATTTATTCTGCTATGTTATGCCACTCATGAGCTATCTAAtcaaaatttaataaaaattgcTGCTCTGAAAAAATGTTTTGGCAGCTTCTCATAGCCTCGAGTGCTTCTTAGAGCCACTTCATTCCTTTTATGTTACCATAATTTATTGCCAACGCCTGTATGAGGCCGATCTTTCCCCAGCCAATCATTTGTTTCATGCAATGtttcccacctgatgagcagaccagcctgatttttggtcagGGCATCTATGATAGTTGGACCCACTTGATTAACGGATTCATTATTGCACTTGTGCAATGTTGGCATTTCTGTTAGCATGTCATGCATAATTAGAAACCTTGTCTACTTTGTATGTTTTTGTGTTTCTAAAGAACTGAAATGTACATCtttcaagaaaaaaagagaacTGAAATGTACTCTGTGATGCCTTGTGTGTCCTTTTCATTCAGGGTTCTGGTGGTGTTACTATCAAGAAAACCAATCAGGCTTTGATCTTCGGCATCTACGAAGAGCCGATGGCTCCCGGCCAGTGCAACATGGTTGTGGAGAGGCTTGGCGATTATCTCATTGATCAGGGCCTTTAGCTTGGGTATGCTTCTTTTTGATGTTTTGTTCTTCATTTAAATTTCCTTCTTTGGGCTGTAATCCTTGACAGGAGCTTTCGTCTCTACATGGTATTGGAATGGTTGCGGTGAATAATATGTATTTTTGCGGTCATAGGAGAGCAAACTTGTGTGGGGAAAGCTATTTGGGTGCTATTATCCTTTCCTAAAATGCTTTTGTATGTGTTTTCTCCTATTGAAGAAAGGGATTATGATTTCCGAGTAATGGCTACATTATAAGGAGCTGTAGATTTTTGTTTCTAATGGACGGATACGTTTAGATAGTAGGGTTTTTGCAGATTCCTACGTCAATAATAGGGTATTTGCAAATACCCACATAAAAACATATGGTTTGCAAATAACCACATTATTAATTCGCCGTTGTTGCAAATAACCACATTCCACTTGTTTTTCCTAACTTCCATTAATACCCACATAAAAACATATGGTTTGCAAAATACCACATTGTTAATCTGCCGTTATTGCAAATACCCACATTCCGCTAGTTTTTCATAACTTCCATTAATCCCCACATAAAAACATATGGTTTGCAAATAATCACATTGTTAATTCATCGTTATTGCAAGTACCCACATTCCGCTATTTTTTCATAACTTCTGTTAGCAACCTTTAAAAAATGACAAAACGGCCGCATGGAACATACAACAGAATCCTCCATGGGAAGAACATGAAACCTTCAATTCTCCTCCATATGAAACATACCACAATATATATTTCACACGCGCACACACTTTTGCAGAGAGAGGTTCTAATGTAGTGGCAgtttcatcatttttcaaaatatGTTAAAAAAGTCAACAACCATTAGAAAAAACTAACCTAAAAATGGGTATTTGAATTAACCCCGAATTAACAATGTTGTAATTTGCAAACATGTTATTTTTACGTGGGTATTTGCAAATACCGTATTATTTTGGTAATTATTTGAAAAAACCCCTTGGATATATTTACCTTCTAGCAGTGTTAAGACCCCTCTTGCCTATTTGTTATGATCTAAACGGGTAGGCCTTCTTTCATTCAGCTTGAATCCTCATTGGGGACTAGCACCAAACATATGATTTTGAAGTATTTTTCTGACGCTAGATTGAGTGAAATGGTGTTTCCTTTCTGACCCAACATTGGTACAGGTGGGGCCAGCCGTATTTGgtaatctaatctgttcatatagTGGGCTGAGCTTGGTATCTTCCCTTTGTGATGACCCCCTAGACAATGCGGCCTGTGTGGGCATAGTTGGACAGGACGTCTTGGCTCATCTGGGAAGAAATTTTTCTGCGACATCTTCTGTCACAACGAGCCTGctatatgaatggtatggatcacaaATGGTGGCCCCACATCATATTTT
This region includes:
- the LOC131222911 gene encoding profilin-1, translated to MSWQTYVDDHLMCEIDGQHLTAAAIIGHDGSVWAQSASFPKLTPQEITGIMNDFAEPGSLAPTGLYLGSAKYMVIQGEPTVVIRGKKGSGGVTIKKTNQALIFGIYEEPMAPGQCNMVVERLGDYLIDQGL